From the genome of Triticum aestivum cultivar Chinese Spring chromosome 1A, IWGSC CS RefSeq v2.1, whole genome shotgun sequence:
ccggcttataaagcctgccgggccagagtcccaggcggacacggTCCGGTTAGGTCGGTTGCCTTTTTTTTAattattacgcgcagaagaaaaagaaaaagaaatactaaacggactccaaaaatcccgaaataaattttcccgggcttctaaaatcaagccgcacaagatgaacatttatttggggcctagatgcagttttgaaaaacgcacatttttcctaaatttaaataaaataacgaaaaactccgaaataaaatcttatttgattttattattaaatccttaatatttctttattttgggaaagtcattttatccctctctcatatttttttaatagaaataattgatgataaaataattaaaatcaaatgatcctattctcaaaatttgagaaaactcaaatttgaaaataatgaattccgcaactctctccgtgggtccttgagttgcgtagaaatttctaggatcaaaccaaaagcaaaataaaatatgatatacaatgatgatctagtgtataacattccaaattgaaaatttgggatgttacacaatcaCTGAAAGTTGTTTGATTTTTATATTTCGCTAAGCCCAATACGACCAAAAAATGAAAGAATGGCAAGagctgcaagtgcacaagtttagCAATGCCACTATACCTTGAAAGAGGAGCTTCAAATTTTCCATGGTGCGCCAACATTTATGCTGAACCAAACCATCAAAGGAAGGCTATACAGAGATAAAACATGTGGATTTCATTGCAAATATATTGTGCAAAATAGCAACTATTTTTATTGTCAGGATGGGTAAGCCCGCCATCAAAGGAAGcacatgtggggaccccgactcataagtcgtgatcaccgaatgcacgtgtacagtgatcccagagatcaatgctcactgaacacacagaagctgaataacaagagtcttacatccatacgtaccgtattacacaagtaggatcATTATGGTTGAGTCTTGAGtgtaacatcgcagcggaaatattcgtcaataacttggacctatgccatctgccttaaccctacaggcattctgactgggaagcgtcctagctcacatgttcgtcaccaaggtactcttcattatatcatgttctttcatgcctggccaataaaataaccagtggcaagccaatgagtactttgaatgtactcgcaagcaacccatgttttggttcaagatacaacaatgcatgatataggtaaatttttacaaaaagctagttttgagtgcaatgacatgctcaacaacttgtaagacatgcatcaggagaattcaagtaaccatgaggacaagttacagatatcaacataaatagagtgggcatcaacccaactcaatcatgtcaagtcctttgacttgacccaagtagttcttcccacttacacactggtttgtaaacatgtggacgtagtttaagcagcagcgcccaactgtccttgaccgtggacacggctattcaaatagttttacgctctgcagaggttgcacactttacccacaagatccggggaacttccgtgtcatccacgacccgcggtacctcaagtacccggggtaagcacccgatcactatctttccctagacgatactaacatagagtccactcgattggtagtaacccccgtgctcaacatttcacaacttaaaattgtggagcctcgctcccatattcatcacataccattggcacggggtaccaacggtgtgtccagtgccccataaaaatgttcttggccgccctacctggcacgaccccgtcccgagagagagtaccaactctcccccgtcactagtaatgcgggctccaagctagtatcggcctaggtaatcaataatgccctttcccatacaagggtagagtggttgcacatgtaaggttgggacagtcgacaaatcttaaatctaatccattttcgaaaacaacacatacacttgcctcggtacaccacttcgtcatcaagtggttacccatctcattgtctccctcgggcataagtggcacccgacggggttttcaaaaagtcttttgaaagtactttgtctccatcaccatgcatatcccGTCCCTTTAgcgtagcactacttagcatcctatctactcccactggcataaccctcataagaaggtagggtcatgcttaatgcaagtatcaacaaggggAAAATGAAGGCAACCTACCAAAGTGGCTACCATCttatcatgattccgttgcaataataataaagtgctatatgaagtgcataaaaagggtttcatagacatggtcaaagggccgcttgcctgttttaacaaagtcttcgaggtcttcaaatagctttggtccaactccaagcatttcgtctacttcgtcaactatcattgaaagcaaccataataagcaacacaacaaggcagaaataaaagtgcttcaaaaatattgatttgacttttctaggatacctctggtcatgtgaggaatgaccaaagtgatttcattggaattggatcaatggatatttctaaacattttgatatgatggaatcaaggggtttatggatttgcaagaagtgtagagaaacatatttttgaaaaatgagcaaaggcacccatttaacaaaacatgattttagaaccatctaggagttggtttcactggacttggagttcaaatgattttcctatgaatttacaaattgacaaatatgaagaaatgtcTCATTATCTTgtgtggtacagaaagtattaataaaaatgttcataaactaagttatgaacttagaagtatCTAGGatcttgaatcatggcatttggatcaattttaggctctctgtgattttctaaagttcaacACAGAAATAAGAAAATAGGATTTATTTAATATGTGTGAAGGGAAATGTGCTAGAAAAATGTGCAAAAAGCACCATGTGATAGGGCATGATTTtaggaactactagaaatttgaatcatccaatttggagttaatttgaactatgtatggattttacaaattgttcaaaaaagaaaagggaaaagggctctgtgcctgctgggctagaacagccgcagggcagcggcccagccagcgacgcggcccagccgagccggcgcgcgcgcgcgccaggtttggACCTGACGGGCAGGGCCCAGCTGccagtgggagagagagggggcgagagagaggtgaggatgacaggcggggcccggcTGTCATCTCTGACCTCGCGACCAGAGGGTCGGCGTGCTCACCGGCGACGTTTCCGGGCACGGCAGGGTGAGCTGATGGCACCGTTGGACTCCTCATCGTGTCGTCGTTCGGGTGGTGCCGGAgttggtcgccggggtggcctggttcgccggcgatgaggaggcacggcggaggagcttcgggaggTGGACAGACTGCTCCGTTCGGCCTGCAACCGATGTGGAAGAGGGGGGATGATCAGTGGGCTCCTGCGGCTCCAGATCAAGCGAGAGTGGGGACGGAGAGGGCCCGTACCTCtggatcgacggcgacccgaggcggcggagcttcgGTCGATCCCGAGCACAGAAGCCCCTTGAGGATGTTTTGGTGGTGCAAGCGTGTTCTTGGGGGTGTGAGGAGGAGGCGAATGCCACCggagcggcccggggcgggcttATATAGTCGCGCGATGGTCCACCGTGGACTTGTGCGccggcaagctcgttgccgtcGCCACGGGTCACGGGGGCCTGTTTGAGTGTGTCTGGGGTGCTCGTGGGGTTGGTCCAGAGTGAGCGGGTGAAGGAAGAGAGCAGGAGGAGGGCCAGGGGCAccgcgcgtgtgaggccgctcattggagctctcgggcggccgacgCGCGTGCAAGCAAaggcagcaggagggagaaggaggagggggacaaaGGCGTGGCGTGATGAGgatgtcgaggcacctcgactggcgcaagggcCAGGCCCGAGGTGGCCAGACGCTGCGGATTGGGGATGGCTACAGTGCGGGtgtgcactgtagcgcgctctggagcacgccaATTGCATGCCAGGGCATGCCTTTAGCTTGTAGGGTGCGGCCACTTGTGTCTAGGTTGTTTAGGGAGGAGTAAACAAAGGGGAgagggccttggatgccctggacagccagtaggagaggagagaggttgagggaAGAGAGGGAAAGgagctgtccagagagagaaagtggggttttacccctccaataattgagctatggatttgccattgctactggaggtgcaaggggactaGGAGGGACTGTGataaaaagttgaggccatggagaagagtggaagtggtcaaaataggggttttagtaaaatggcagaaggtgtttgttgttggtttgggcaagaaaattaattccacttgccatgagaattaacaggatggaatggcacatagaagtaggatgttccaccaagttttagctcatttgggcaaagtagccaatgtaactttggtaaaccctagaaatcaacagaaatggctttaccaagatttagtcatgcaaatctattctccttgatgcaccacttggtgtagtgtcatcatttgaggttatgaacatgtccacaaaagttgagatcaaaaggagaaagttgacagtgtagagttgttcaaatttggttctgaataggaagggttttggggcactttgagcaagataacattctctccaacttgtgccatttggtctagatgaataattagaccatttgagcatgttcacaaggtttgagaacatttggacatgtttggtaaTGTAAAGtttctcaaacttcaaaatggacacaaatggttttgaggagatttcatggggttatactattctccatgacatgatattCCAGTGATCAGCTTAGTTGGAAGAGATAGATAGGAGAAGCGAATGCCAGATGCGCGGTGTGCCAATCAATCCAATTTCGTGAGATCGAGTCAAGATAAGAAGGAAAAATTCTTTGGAGTAAAGTCGCCTGGAAGAAAgaataggacttggcaagatcatcaaacatgtcatatgtgacatgctagaattttcttggaatttctggggaatatttcctgtagaaatatttcaaatccttgaaatgggcagaaatggtttttgagggatttgaccaatattttgaacatgaccatgtgttgaaactcttatatgtggacaatatatgtccattgagtttccctgatttttttcaaatatttttgaaacaataaaataatttttccctattaaagaccatttctggccttaaaaAAAGCTTTTAaatcaaataggaaaataacttttaaaattatatttttgtggtttctgggtatcctatatctaataggagtcaaacatatttttggaaagatttttactgccctgaattaagtacttgcagtacaaatcttaattcaggggtttttggaaaactaatttttgaaaatactttttggccaaattatttttgtaagaaaatactatattgctctatacacatggcatgatcattggttcaagagtttggagcaaggagatgaagtataggagttgaggatttatttgattttagagcacttgcaaacaacagacaaaaatccaatcaaggcaaggtccaaaacactcaaaagtttttgtcaaaccacattttatcatgattgttagcttaagtgttgtggcatgaaaatcagggtgtgatagCACATCACCATACTAACAATATTTTTTAAAAGTATAGATCCTAGTAGTGGCTGCGGGATGGCACAAATCATTCCATTATCCGATGCATACTGAAATAATCTTCTTCGTCACAATTCCAGTAGCTTTTAGAAGTGCCCCTGGGACCTGACTGCATTTGGAAAAGGTCAAATCTTTCATGATAAGCTGAAGCCAATATTTAAATTGGAAGGTTATGCTGGAATCAAGATGCCTCCACAAGACGAGGCGCAGAACATACAGAAGGTCAGACAATTTTATGTGTAACCAATTGAAGATCCAAGTCAAATCACTGGCATCAACTTGGTTGCATATTCCAATCTCTCACCAAATGGTGTGGACACAAAGAGAGAACTCATCCTTGCTATGAAGCATTTGAAAATAGCAAATTCAGGATATAGAAGGCACTGTCTTGCTCCTACTACTAAACGTGACATAGAATGCATAAGAAGAAATGGATGCTTGTGCTATGAAAGATTCAGAAGTACCACTAAATATATAGAAAAAAATAAATGTGATTATTGGAAATTAATTTATAAGTGCGATTACTGTTGTTTCTGGATATAGAAGGTACTGTACAACTCTGTTGTATACTGGAAATTAATTTATAAGTGCGATCACTATTGTTTCTGGAGATGTAGTGGAGCATGATGGCAAAGGGCCTGAAGGGCAGGAGCAGCGTTGATCTTGGTCGTGAAGATGATGATATGACTGATGTTGCTCGTGGGAATAATAATATGTCTTACAACACAATGAAGTTTCTTATAAAAATAGACACAATGAAGTGCAAGCAGGCTCTAACCATGATACTGGCAGCATCGGAGGAGGACCATCAGAACTTTGAGGCACATAGGGTCATCGTCGACGGCCAGGACCCGCATGCCGATTGGGAGCTGAtccctctccatctccctctccctatcCATCAAACCCTTCCTGGTCTCCATCATCATGGCGGCCAAAAGCATCCCAATTTACACTAATTGAGAGCAACCTAATAATTAAGAGCAAGAAAAGTCAAGCACTGGACATCAACACCACCTGAACAAAAAACCTAAATTACTCACGGAAGAAGAGAAAATCAGGGGCAAAAAACTGTAGGTGGGTTTGGATTTCGGCGCACCGTTGGAGAAGACTCATCCACCATGCAAGCAAGTCGATATGCTCGAAGCAGAGTGCCCGCGTCTTCCTGGCCGGAGGAGCCGTGCTGGTCACcatctcctccttcccctcctaGAGCCCTCGCTCATCCTTTTCCGCCACCTCCCCCATCTGCACAAATCCTAACCTATATGAATCAACAGGAGGCACCTATTTGTTCACAAATCTGAGATGAAGCACAATTCGTACCTCTAGCGCGAGATGAATGGATCATGGAAGATCTTGCCGACGACATGGTGAATTGCCTGCACTGTTGGCTCGTGATCGGGAGGTGAGATACCCTTTGTGGTCGGCGAATCACGAATCGGGAGGTGAGATACCCTTTGTGGTCGGAGGCGGGGGCGTCGCTTCTGGGAGGTCGCGGCGGAGATCCCGGACGTCGGCGGCGACGTCTCCTCTCGAAGGTCAGTGGTGGCGCCGCCCCTCAGTTTGTCTCCACCGTGCTCGCTCGAGGGCACAATGGACCAGCCGCGCCGCAGTCTTGCTTCGATGTTCCTGCGGCACACATCGGCGGTGGCGGTCCTGTACGTGGACGCGATCCCGGCGGTGTCTTCTATGTGACGGCGGCGGCGTCTTATGTCTGACGGCGGCGACGATCCAGACGGGGGCGGCGGTCCAGATGGCGGTGGCGGAGATTCGGAGAAACGGCGGAGGCCGCGATCCAGAGAAACGGCGGAGGCGTCCATCCAGAGAGGGGATCGATGGAGTGACGAGCGTTGGtctcggggcggcggcgaggggatcgACAGACGTGCGGGTGGGGGGCCGGGGGTTTATTTTTGTAGGTTAATTTTCATAGATTTTTTTCACTCCGGTTCTATGGCGACCGTAAAACCAACGGAGGGGAGTTGGTGGACGgaacgaaaaaaatctacgaaagttaacctacgaaaaaacccGGATGAAAGTgatgggacgaaaattgaccggcggagactaccaactgctccattaggagtagagataagctAGGGAGCTCCTATTGGCGAGTTGTGTGCCGTAGGACGCGCGAAATCACCAACTAAGAAATATTCTTTACAAAGGTCAATCCCACTTCTTtttaggttgtgacaagtggcacaCTGGATGTGCGTCAGTTGTCGCAGCATGAGAGTTTCTTTTTTTCTGTAGacccgtttattcaaaacgttgtATCTCTTAAAATGTGTGTCCAAATTTTAAaccattttcaccgttggatttctcacGTCGAGACTTTTAAAACTATATCCTATGTTGATAGGTATGTACgaacttttttcacgaaaaaaatgacCCAGGAGCACATTTTTCCCCTTTTCAAAAAGAGGCATGATTGTGCCTTTTACAGAAGCAAACTCATGCCTCcaaacccgtgcctctcgcgaaagggaaaaaagaaaacatattttgtttttcgtttttgagaggcacgaccgtgcctctcgcggaagcttGCCTCTAtgagaagcaaatccgtgcctcttgcggaaggaaAAAATGCGTCATTTCCCGTTTCCAAAAGTCATggtcatgcctctcgcgaaagcaaatccgtacctctcgtgaaagaaataaaatgcattttttttcatttctgagaGGCACGATCATGCCTCTCATAGAAACAAatttgtgcctctcgcggaaggaacaAAGAATACATGTTTCTctttcgtttctgagaggcaccgccatgcctctcgcggaagaaaaaaagagaaaacattttttttcatttccggAAGGCGCggttgtgcctctcgcggaagtgtAGAAACAGAAAACATATTTTTCCCTGTTAGAGAGACGCGGCTGTACCTCCCGCAGAAGAAGGAAAATGTGTCTTTGCGCACCAATTTTTTTTCTCGATTTTTTTGTTCAAGAACTAAGAATGACCCGTGGAAAATAAAAAGtcgaaaaacccaaaaaatatatttaaaaagcCGAAAGCGCgtgtgaaaaaataaaataaaaacacaaattcGAGGGAGCTCACAGATCATGGCACGTCGCGGCAGCTGAGAGAGCGTCAAGTGGCGTGCTCTCAGGACACCGCACTAGACCCTTGTGGGGCTCCAAACGAGTACTCGTTCGTTAGTTACTCCCGAAACGCGGTAACTCCCACAACCGCTCCCCCCCCCCTTGTGCACcctgttgggccggcccacttTCGGAGAAggacgcccccctcccccccccccccttgtttttcttattttctgtttttcattttttCCCTCACTCCCCAAAAGTGCCCATCTGGGCTCGCCCATGCACGGGGCAGGACGGcaccttcttatttttcttttttctttaaaaTTATTCAGGATTTCACAAAAGTCCAAATTTCTAAATAATTAAGAATTTTGGAAAAATATTGTTCAAGAAATAATAAAATTATATCGAATTAAAAAATTCACTATTTTCAAAAAAGTacaagaaatcataaaatgttcaaaaattgaaaaaaatgttaatgatTTTGGAAAACTGTTCGATCATTCAAaacagttcatgaatttgaaaaaaattctgtGATTTCAAATAATCAAACTGAACAAAAATTGTTCACGATGTTataaaaatgttcccaaatttctAAAAAAAACGTCATTGGTTCAAAAAAATCGctgattcaaaaaatattcatgaattgggAAAAATTCGTGCATTTTAGAAAAATTGTTtgtcaattcaaaaaatgttcgtaaatTCCAAAAATTGTTCCTGAATATACAAAATGTTCATTGATTGAAAAAATCTTCATGAGTTCCCGAAAATGTTcacaatttgaaaaaatgttcactaatATGTGAAAAATATCgtgaattttttaaaaatgttcatgatttagaaaaaaaatattttttataaaatgttcctcagcttgaaaatgttcatgatttctaaaATTTGATACCTTAATCCATTTTATAGGCCGTTATATTTGGCATTGAGGCCTTGATCCTCGCCTCAATAGAAAAAAAAAGTGATGCATGCATAGCCTGGCGCTGAATCAAACTTGAAACTTGCACCGTCCGAAAACGAAATGGTACATGTGCTACATAAAGTTTAAATGAAAATCAATGATTACCACCTGACCTAAGTTCTAAAAAAGTATTCCCTTCATTCCATATTTTTTGTCgtgattttattttgaatttgaactaaaaccacgagaAATATtatggaacggaaggagtacatcAATAGTACATAATCCAACAACGAGGAGATAAGCTAGTGGAAGGCAAACAAGGGATCCCATTCATGGGGATCCTCAGCCTTCTGCCCTTCTCCCAACAATGGGTACTTCCAACTATACATCTCTGGCTTCTCATCCTCCGTACGGCCCTCGGCGATGCGTTTCTTCATCTTCGCCACCTTCCGAATGACGCCCCACAGCGCCAGGTCGAACGCGTCATTCACGGTCGACTCAAGCTTCGTTGACGTGTCGCTGTAGGTCACCGCCGGGATGAGGCCCACGATCGCGCCCCTCATCCTCTCGACTGCGTCCGGCGGTATCTGCCGCAGcctctcctccacgctcacgttcCTCCGCACGTCCTCCTCCGAGATGTACACCGAGTAATCGGTGTAGTTCTTGGGCAGGTGCCAGGTGTACTGCACGTACGCCGTGCCGGGGTGGAAGAAGACCGGGATGCAACCGGCGAGCACGGCGTCGAAGGCCAGCCTGCGCGTGTACCTGTCGCCCCGCGGCTGGAGGCAGAACGTCGAGCTCTGGAAGAGTTTCATGACGCTGGCCGGGGAGTCGCATTGGTTGCTCGGCCCCTTCGTGCACTCCATCAGCGAGCAGGCGGCGGACGCCCTGCACTGCTCGAAGAGGTTGCTTGCGATGGACTTGCTGTCCTCGGCGTGGGCGCCGGCGAAGGAGAAGAGCCACTGGCGCTCCAGCCCGCGCACCCGGTCCTGCCAGAAGAAGGTGGCCTCGTCGGTCGCCGGGTGGAATGCAGTGGGGTACGGAATGGCGGCGTCGTTCCGGTCCCACGGGCTGGCCTCCACGACGATGGAGGTCATGTTCCGGACGGCTGGCAGGCGGAAAAGCTTATTTCCCCACTCAGCGTCGACGTCGACCTGCCGCCGGAAGTCCCACGTGGTGCGGCCGGCAACGAAGAAATGGTCTCGACCGCCCATGGCGCGCCACTCGGGGCGCGCCGTGACCAGATCCACCATCTCCAGCGCCATCGCGTCCCGCGTGGAGACGTTGTGCCCCCAGAGGTGCCGCGCCACGTCGAGGCCGGCGTAGAACGGGACGAAGACGGCGGACGCGAGGGAGGAGTCGTTGGTAAGGCAGTCGTACCGCTTGATCCGGTCGTGGAAGATGACGTCCAGGGCGAGCTCGTCGGAGTCGTACCACCCGGTCTTCTGGAGCACGCCACCCTCGCCGCCGCTGAGCCGCGGGCCGAAGCCACCGTTGGCCGTGTACTTGCACTTGTCCTTGGACGGGGAGAGGTCCTCGCAGTCCCAGACCATGTCCGTGTTGAAGCGGGAAGGCAGCTCCTGGACGTAGATGTACTGGCCGGTGCACAGCTCTCGCCTCCGCCTCTCGTCCGCCGCGGCGAGCGCGCGCGCTTCGTTGTCGGCCGAAACCTTCCGGTCGCCGGTGTCACGCCGAGGCGGGACGGCAGGGTCGGAGAACGGCGACCCGCCGCTGCGTCGCGAGGACGCACGGCCGTGCTCGACGCGCGCGACGCCGCCGTGGGCGTAGTCGTAGCAGTGGCATGCCAGCATCGAGAAGGCGGTGGCGATGATGAGGAAGGAACAGAGGCGGGAGCAGCGGCTAGGCCGCTTGTATGACTTGTCCGCCTTGCCCGTGGTCTGCTCGTGCATCTCGCCGCCCGTCGACGGCGGCAGGGCGGCAGAGCTGTGTCGCTTCATCATACCCGGGGAGGCGCGAGAGCATGAAAAGAAGAGCCTTGGCTCCACAAAGCAGCGAGCGGGCAGCTAGTTATAGCTGCAGTCTTGGTGTTCACTCCTCGGTGATCAGTGTCTCAGTGACGACAAACACAGTGGGGATCTTAAGTCAATTTTTGTGCACTCTACGGTCTGCGATGGGATCAAGCAAAGCAAGTGTAAATTAGTAGTAATTTATAAGCCAAGAAGCAAGGAACGTGCACATGAGATGAGTAATCTCAAGGATTCAGAAGTCAGCTTGTGGCCATGTCAGAAAAGATGCATCCACCCAGTTGATAGGATGGCAGAATGCTTCTTACTTCTAATTATGACAGAGATTACAAGTCCAAGTGGCACATCAGAAACTGTGCATGTCAACAAACTGTTCACAGAGGAGTATACTATTTGCAAACTGGCTTGAATATGGCATAGCCATTCGTGGTTATCTTTGGATTTGAATGGCGAGGTT
Proteins encoded in this window:
- the LOC123114723 gene encoding xyloglucan galactosyltransferase KATAMARI1 homolog, with the translated sequence MMKRHSSAALPPSTGGEMHEQTTGKADKSYKRPSRCSRLCSFLIIATAFSMLACHCYDYAHGGVARVEHGRASSRRSGGSPFSDPAVPPRRDTGDRKVSADNEARALAAADERRRRELCTGQYIYVQELPSRFNTDMVWDCEDLSPSKDKCKYTANGGFGPRLSGGEGGVLQKTGWYDSDELALDVIFHDRIKRYDCLTNDSSLASAVFVPFYAGLDVARHLWGHNVSTRDAMALEMVDLVTARPEWRAMGGRDHFFVAGRTTWDFRRQVDVDAEWGNKLFRLPAVRNMTSIVVEASPWDRNDAAIPYPTAFHPATDEATFFWQDRVRGLERQWLFSFAGAHAEDSKSIASNLFEQCRASAACSLMECTKGPSNQCDSPASVMKLFQSSTFCLQPRGDRYTRRLAFDAVLAGCIPVFFHPGTAYVQYTWHLPKNYTDYSVYISEEDVRRNVSVEERLRQIPPDAVERMRGAIVGLIPAVTYSDTSTKLESTVNDAFDLALWGVIRKVAKMKKRIAEGRTEDEKPEMYSWKYPLLGEGQKAEDPHEWDPLFAFH